Part of the Sceloporus undulatus isolate JIND9_A2432 ecotype Alabama unplaced genomic scaffold, SceUnd_v1.1 scaffold_37737, whole genome shotgun sequence genome is shown below.
ATAGGCCTAGTGGCAAATGCTAGTACGACGACGGTTGTACCTTGATCCAAGATCTCCCCTCAGGCCCCCCAAGCCCAGGTTGCCAATGCCATAGCCAAGGCCAAGATGGCCCAAGCCTCCTGCCAGGCCAATGCCGCCAACAGCGCATGGAGCATTGCCTCCCACAGCAACAGGCTCACAGGTAGCGGAGAGGATGGGCCCTGGGAGGGTGAGAACAACAGCAGGGGGCTGGATCAGAAGCTCTGATGGAGGGACCTGGTTGATGCAGGAAGGCCTGACTCCATTCAGGATGCCAAGGTTGCCGGCCGATTCTGCCAGGGCACCAGCTCCGTAGCCGAAACCGCCAGAACCGAANNNNNNNNNNNNNNNNNNNNNNNNNNNNNNNNNNNNNNNNNNNNNNNNNNNNNNNNNNNNNNNNNNNNNNNNNNNNNNNNNNNNNNNNNNNNNNNNNNNNGAACCTCTGATGGAGGGACCTGGTTGATGCAGGAAGGCCTGACTCCATTCAGGATGCCAAGGTTGCCGGCCGATTCTGCCAGGGCACCAGCTCCGTAGCCGAAACCGCCAGAACCGAAGCCACCTAGATTTCTATAGCCTAGATTTCCATAG
Proteins encoded:
- the LOC121918792 gene encoding feather keratin-like — its product is MVDCGPACAVPSFASEPTVGFGSALGGYGNLGYRNLGGFGSGGFGYGAGALAFGSGGFGYGAGALAESAGNLGILNGVRPSCINQVPPSELLIQPPAVVLTLPGPILSATCEPVAVGGNAPCAVGGIGLAGGLGHLGLGYGIGNLGLGGLRGDLGS